TCGTCATCTGCGCGAAGCCGTCGGGGTGCAGCGACACCCGGAACAGATTGACCGGTCTCGCCTGCAGCTCCTCCGGAAGCAGCGACAGCAACCGCATCGCGGTGTCGTTGGCCAGCACGACGTTCCACGCGCGGTCGAGGGCCATGCCCATGTTGGGGTTGTGTGCGTCGAGCAGACGTCTGACCTCGGCGCGCACCCGGGTCATGGTCTCCGAGTCGAGCGGCTCCTCGCTGTAGCGCGGGGCGTGACCGGCCGCGAGGAGGAGCGAATTGCGTTCTCGCAGAGGAATGTCGAGGCGTTCGGCGAGCACATGGAGCAACGCCGGACTCGGCCGCGACTTGCCCGTCTCGACGAAACTGAGGTGTTTCGGGGAGACCCCGACCTCGTAGGCCAGATCGAGTTGGCTGATGGACCGGCGAGACCGCCACTGCTGCAGCAGGGTTCCCACCTCGACGGTCATGGGGTCATCGTAGACAGCTCTCGATCAGCTCGAGTGAGTACGCGATGGTCTGGGCGAGAACGTCTTCGGGCTCGCCGTCGAACTCCTTGCGGGACGCCGAGACCTTGCCACGATGATCGAGCCCGAACCAGACGGTGCCCGGTGCGGCCTCGT
The sequence above is drawn from the Gordonia rubripertincta genome and encodes:
- a CDS encoding helix-turn-helix transcriptional regulator, giving the protein MTVEVGTLLQQWRSRRSISQLDLAYEVGVSPKHLSFVETGKSRPSPALLHVLAERLDIPLRERNSLLLAAGHAPRYSEEPLDSETMTRVRAEVRRLLDAHNPNMGMALDRAWNVVLANDTAMRLLSLLPEELQARPVNLFRVSLHPDGFAQMTNNFDEWATYLLDLLRRMVRITGDERLAQLEREISSYPTVAGLDGGGASTGTGEVGSLLVPLELALGDQVLSFFSTLTTFGSPRDVTLEELTIELFYPADEPTEQWVAMMQG